A part of Bufo bufo chromosome 7, aBufBuf1.1, whole genome shotgun sequence genomic DNA contains:
- the LOC121007392 gene encoding noggin-2-like, producing the protein MKRINLPQAVLLCSCLVLVHHQGSCQPFLRFRPSPSGDLPVLPVIEQPDPEQDPKEQDLDERTLRKKLGSNFDPNFMAVVSPNLSNASTQDSLTKTKNLGSLSIELKKMDLSEAPYGGRIKMGKKARRKFLQWLWAYTYCPVLYTWKDLGIRFWPRFIKEGQCFGEKSCSLPEGMYCRPHKSVNKVFLRWHCQGWSKPRFCTWIPFQYPILSECKCSC; encoded by the coding sequence ATGAAGAGGATAAATCTGCCTCAAGCAGTTCTTCTTTGCTCCTGCCTGGTTTTAGTGCACCATCAGGGGTCCTGCCAACCATTTCTCAGGTTTCGACCTTCTCCAAGTGGAGACTTACCTGTCTTACCTGTTATCGAGCAGCCGGATCCAGAACAGGATCCAAAAGAGCAGGACTTGGATGAGAGGACATTGAGAAAGAAACTCGGCAGCAACTTTGACCCCAATTTTATGGCGGTGGTTTCGCCCAACCTTTCCAACGCGTCTACCCAGGACTCATTGACAAAAACGAAAAACCTTGGCTCGCTATCAATCGAGCTCAAGAAGATGGACCTCAGTGAAGCACCTTATGGTGGCAGGATCAAGATGGGCAAGAAAGCCAGGAGGAAGTTCTTGCAGTGGCTGTGGGCTTACACCTACTGCCCGGTACTGTACACCTGGAAGGACCTAGGGATCAGGTTTTGGCCAAGGTTCATCAAGGAAGGACAATGCTTTGGAGAGAAGTCCTGCTCCTTACCGGAGGGTATGTACTGCCGGCCCCATAAATCTGTCAACAAGGTTTTCTTAAGGTGGCATTGCCAGGGCTGGTCAAAGCCACGGTTCTGCACATGGATCCCTTTCCAGTATCCGATATTATCAGAGTGCAAGTGCTCCTGTTAA